The following nucleotide sequence is from Agromyces sp. SYSU T00194.
TGGGGCCGGCGCGACCACGAGCTGCTCGTCGACGACCTCGACGCGCACGCCGACCCCGCCACCGACGAGCACGCCGCGCTGAGCGCCCTCGACCGCGGGCTCACCGCCCGCGCGTTCCGCTCGCTGCCGACCCGGTGGCAGGAGGTGCTCTGGTACTGCGAGGTCGAGCAGATGGCCCCGCGCGAGGTCGCGCCGCTGCTCGGCATGTCGGCCAACGCGACCGCCGCCCTCGCCTACCGCGCGCGCGAGGGACTGCGCCAGGCGTGGATCAACGTGCACCTGCAGGAGTCTGACCCCGACACCGACTGCGGCTGGACCGTCGAACGCCTCGGCGCCTACGCACGCGGCCGGCTCGGCGCACGCGACCGGGAGCGGCTCGACGAGCACCTGGACGACTGCGCGCGCTGCACGATCGTCGCGGTCGAGGCGCACGAGGTGGGCTCGCGGCTCGCGATGGTGCTGCTGCCGCTCACCGCGGGGGTGACCGGCGCGACGGCGTACGCCGGCTGGCTGCAGGCCGGAGCGCCGGCGACGGTCGTCGCGCTGGGCGCGGGAGCCGGCTCCGCGGCCGGGTCATCGACGGGCTCGGGATCGGGCGTGAGCGGCGGCGCGATCGCGGGCACCGCGATCGGCACGGCCGCGGTGGCCGCGTCGGTGGTCGCCGCCGTCGCCCTCGGCCCCGCGCTGGTCGGGGAGACGGATGCCACGAGCGCCGCCCCCGCCGCGGTGGTCGCCGCACCCGACGTGGCC
It contains:
- a CDS encoding sigma-70 family RNA polymerase sigma factor — protein: MSPLIPARSLHRQSDARLVERAREGDRDAFGELFRRHASAGVTVARSFSTLDPDDLVAEAFARIYDAVLAGGGPRGAFRPYLFTTIRNTAASWGRRDHELLVDDLDAHADPATDEHAALSALDRGLTARAFRSLPTRWQEVLWYCEVEQMAPREVAPLLGMSANATAALAYRAREGLRQAWINVHLQESDPDTDCGWTVERLGAYARGRLGARDRERLDEHLDDCARCTIVAVEAHEVGSRLAMVLLPLTAGVTGATAYAGWLQAGAPATVVALGAGAGSAAGSSTGSGSGVSGGAIAGTAIGTAAVAASVVAAVALGPALVGETDATSAAPAAVVAAPDVAGEDASDDGSAPGPAPIEELVEQTPDASDPRATEEPEPDEADDADGAPEATPDAAPAPSPETVAPAPPPTEDAADEPVAADTPTVSVQLSGGVLHDLAVTGLPGATVAILVDGQLAQLLVLDADGTSETIPHWIVGPHVELAAAYVVDGALGTAVPIG